One Bradysia coprophila strain Holo2 chromosome X unlocalized genomic scaffold, BU_Bcop_v1 contig_39, whole genome shotgun sequence genomic window carries:
- the LOC119069805 gene encoding fork head domain-containing protein FD4-like, whose amino-acid sequence MPRPSRESYGDQKPPFSYISLTAMAIWSSPEKMLPLSEIYRFITERFPYYQKNTQRWQNSLRHNLSFNDCFIKVPRRPDRPGKGAYWALHPQAFDMFENGSLLRRRKRFKLHKSEKDILNEELAALANINRFFFSPTHSADHPSSFVDGNGGGGGSVVQPPSPILTNTSPIRPTSPLGASPGATAIGYHPTETQVRPKRSFTIESLITPDGGKEKSSSKHAMAKTDAAHLRTDKSSSRQFQLNHPIASRNPAALPFIQYPHPSLGYEMPIHPLQLMMTPLGSGGGGGMQPNYFNQAMYPTIGSLQQHGPDLSRIGPAALRTV is encoded by the coding sequence ATGCCTCGTCCATCGAGAGAATCGTACGGGGATCAAAAGCCAccattttcgtacatttctCTGACAGCGATGGCGATATGGAGTTCGCCGGAAAAGATGTTACCATTAAGTGAAATCTATCGATTCATCACCGAACGATTTCCGTATTATCAGAAAAATACGCAACGCTGGCAAAATTCGCTGAGGCACAACTTAAGCTTCAACGATTGCTTCATCAAAGTTCCTCGACGTCCGGATCGGCCGGGCAAAGGTGCATATTGGGCACTGCATCCGCAGGCATTCGATATGTTCGAAAATGGCAGTTTGTTGCGAAGAAGGAAGCGCTTCAAGTTACACAAATCGGAAAAGGATATTTTAAACGAAGAACTTGCCGCTCTAGCCAACATAAATCGTTTCTTTTTCTCACCAACACATTCGGCCGACCATCCATCATCGTTTGTGGACGGTAacggtggtggtggtggttcGGTGGTGCAACCACCATCGCCAATTTTAACAAATACTTCGCCAATACGACCAACTAGTCCGTTGGGTGCATCGCCTGGAGCAACGGCGATCGGCTATCATCCAACCGAAACTCAAGTTCGGCCGAAACGTTCCTTTACTATCGAAAGTCTGATCACACCGGACGGTGGCAAAGAAAAATCATCATCCAAGCATGCAATGGCGAAAACGGATGCCGCTCATTTAAGAACTGACAAATCCTCATCCCGACAATTTCAACTAAATCATCCGATCGCTTCACGCAATCCAGCCGCTCTACCGTTCATCCAATATCCGCATCCGTCTCTGGGCTACGAAATGCCCATTCATCCGTTACAGTTAATGATGACACCGCTGGGCAGTGGCGGTGGCGGAGGCATGCAACCAAACTATTTCAATCAGGCAATGTATCCGACCATTGGCAGTCTGCAGCAACATGGTCCTGATCTCAGTCGCATAGGACCGGCAGCGTTACGGACCGTATGA